The Dyadobacter sandarakinus DNA window TGGGAGACTACGCCGGAACAGCTTGCCAGGTTTCGTCAGGAAATTGATTACAATGCCGGCGAACTGAAAAGCATTATCGGCGATAAGGAATTTCACAAACACTTTCCTGAAATACATGGAGAACTGCTGAAAACAACGCCGAAAGGTTATGCCAAGGATCATCCGGAAATAGACCTGCTAAAACGGAAGCAGCTTTTTTTTATGCACCAGTACTCAGACAAAGAGGTGACTTCCAGCGACTTCGGGAAAATGGTTGTGAAGCATATCGAACTGCTCAAACCTTTTGCCGATTATATGAATTATGTACTATATGAGCAGCCTGCCGAGCAGTAATCCTCGCTGACTTCGCCGATTCCTGATTTTTCAATACCAACTTACGTATGCAATTCTCACACCTGCACTGCCACACGCAGTTTTCGCTGCTTGATGGTGCCGCCGATATTAAAAAGCTTTTCAAAAAAGCCAAAGAGGACAATATGCCCGCTGTGGCCATCACCGATCATGGTAATATGTTCGGTGTTTTTGAGTTTGTAGCAGAAGGTAACAAGCAGGGGATCAAGCCCATTGTCGGTTGCGAGTTTTATGTCGTGGAAGACCGGACTGTGCAGCAGTTTACAAAAGAAAAAAAGGATGTGCGTCACCATCAGCTGCTGCTGGCCAAAGACGAAATCGGCTACAAAAATCTGGTGAAAATGTGCTCGCTCGGCTTCATTGAGGGCATGTACGGTAAGTATCCCCGCATTGATAAAAGCGTAATCCTGAAATACCATCAGGGGTTGATTGCGACTACCTGCTGCATCGGGGCTATTATTCCCAAAACCATATTAAGACAAGGTGAGGAAGCCGCCGAGCGCGAGTTTAAATGGTGGCTGGACCTTTTCGGGGAAGACTTTTACGTTGAGCTGCAGCGTCACGAAATACGTGATCAGTACATTGTAAATGAGGTACTTGTAAGGTTTGCGCGCAAATATAATGTCAAAATTATCTGCTCGAATGATTCCCACTATGTAGACCGGGATGACTGGAATGCGCATGATATTTTGCTTTGCATCAACACCGGCGACAAACAGAGTACACCCTCGGCCAAGGACTTTGATGATGAGAAGGGAATCCCGAAAGGTTCGAGGTTCGCCTTTTACAATGATCAGTTTTATTTTAAAAAAACGAGCGAAATGCTCTCCCTGTTCAATGACCTGCCGGAGTCGCTGGATAATACGAATGAAATAGTCGGAAAGATCAAGACACTGGACTTGCGGAAGGATATCCTGCTGCCCAACTTTCCGATCCCCGACGAATTTAAGACCCATACTCTGTCGGAAATGGTGGGTAAAAAAGAGCTCACCGCCGACGTACTGAACCAGTGGGAGTACCTGCGCCATCTTACTTTTGAGGGCGCCAGGCAGAAGTACGAAACGATTACCCCGGAAATTGAGGAGCGTCTTAATTTTGAGCTGCAGACGATCAGGAACATGGGCTTCCCGGGATACTTCCTTATTGTTGCCGACTTTATAGATGCCGGGCGTAAAATGGGCGTATTTATCGGTCCGGGGCGTGGATCGGCAGCCGGATCGGTAGTGGCTTACTGCACCGGGATCACGAATATCGATCCGATCAAGTACGACCTGCTTTTTGAGCGTTTCCTTAATCCTGACCGGATTTCACTGCCTGATATTGATACAGACTTTGATGACGAAGGACGCCAGAAAGTGATTGATTATGTAGTTAAAAAGTATGGCTACAATCAGGTTGCACAAATTGTGACCTATGGTACGATGGCTGCCAAATCCGCGATCAAGGACGTGGCAAGGGTAATGGATCTTCCGCTGGTGGATGCCAATGCACTTGCCAAGCTCGTGCCTGACAAGCCTACTTACAACATGACCCTCAACCGGATCTTCACAGCGCCGCTGGAAGGGGAAGGCAGCCTCACAAAAAAGGAAGGCATTGCACCGGATGAGCTCGATAATGTGAAGAAGATGCGCGCGATTGCCATGGGCAATGATCTGCAGGCGAGCGTCTTACAAGAGGCGAGAAGACTGGAAGGTACAGTCAGGAATACCGGTATTCACGCAGCGGGCATTATCATTGCACCCAGTGACCTGACCGAAATCATTCCGGTCAGCACGTCAAAGGATTCCGACTTCCTGATTACCCAATACCAGGGTAAAATCATTGAGGATGCCGGCGTCATCAAAATGGACTTTCTAGGCCTGCGAAACCTTACGATCATTAAAGAAGCCCTGCGCATGATCAAGCAAAATCATGGGCACGAAATCGTGATAGACGACATTCCGCTGGATGATCCGAAGGTGTTTGAATTATTTCAGCGGGGCGATACCAATGCGATATTTCAGTTCGAATCCGACGGAATGAAGAAGTA harbors:
- the dnaE gene encoding DNA polymerase III subunit alpha, yielding MQFSHLHCHTQFSLLDGAADIKKLFKKAKEDNMPAVAITDHGNMFGVFEFVAEGNKQGIKPIVGCEFYVVEDRTVQQFTKEKKDVRHHQLLLAKDEIGYKNLVKMCSLGFIEGMYGKYPRIDKSVILKYHQGLIATTCCIGAIIPKTILRQGEEAAEREFKWWLDLFGEDFYVELQRHEIRDQYIVNEVLVRFARKYNVKIICSNDSHYVDRDDWNAHDILLCINTGDKQSTPSAKDFDDEKGIPKGSRFAFYNDQFYFKKTSEMLSLFNDLPESLDNTNEIVGKIKTLDLRKDILLPNFPIPDEFKTHTLSEMVGKKELTADVLNQWEYLRHLTFEGARQKYETITPEIEERLNFELQTIRNMGFPGYFLIVADFIDAGRKMGVFIGPGRGSAAGSVVAYCTGITNIDPIKYDLLFERFLNPDRISLPDIDTDFDDEGRQKVIDYVVKKYGYNQVAQIVTYGTMAAKSAIKDVARVMDLPLVDANALAKLVPDKPTYNMTLNRIFTAPLEGEGSLTKKEGIAPDELDNVKKMRAIAMGNDLQASVLQEARRLEGTVRNTGIHAAGIIIAPSDLTEIIPVSTSKDSDFLITQYQGKIIEDAGVIKMDFLGLRNLTIIKEALRMIKQNHGHEIVIDDIPLDDPKVFELFQRGDTNAIFQFESDGMKKYMRDLIPDRFEHLIAMNALYRPGPIAYIPNFIRRKNGHEEVTYDLPELEEYLADTYGITVYQEQVMLLSQKLAGFTKGQADTLRKAMGKKQIETLNKLKGDFMKGGTERGLDAKKLEKIWTDWEAFASYAFNKSHSTCYAFVAYQTAYLKAHYPAEYMAAVLTSSLGNIEKITFFMEECKNLGLPVLGPDINESDRQFSVNKKGEVRFGLAGVKGSGDAAVEAIIEERNSGGAFKDIYDFMTRVNLRTVNKKTIESLAYAGSFDCFPDFHRAQYFASEPGESNTLIEKLIKYANNHHAEKSSAQASLFGMLDGGSTLAKPRAADIQPWDDLAKLRYEQEVVGFYISGHPLDTFRIELDNFCNCTLGKVMEVPDGERMPRYFGKDITVAGIVTSAQERMSRNGSNFMIFKVEDYQGSLEMLLGGEDYIRFKNYLQVGQFLYIKGKVQNRWKQEDQFEFKISQIQLLPEIREKLCRKIKINLALDQIDAQFIHVLNETFSCHPGACIVNMTVTDPETHLEVEMQSRGYRVAPTNELFKVLTGFHGVKFSLN